A window of the Gossypium hirsutum isolate 1008001.06 chromosome A03, Gossypium_hirsutum_v2.1, whole genome shotgun sequence genome harbors these coding sequences:
- the LOC121203592 gene encoding transcription factor MYB34 encodes MGRTPFCSSDGLKKGAWTAEEDQKLISYIQKHGEGGWRFLPQKAGLQRCGKSCRLRWANYLRPGIKRGDFTPEEDKTIIKLQAELGNRWAAIARHLSNRTDNEIKNYWNAHLKKRLANMGADQVTVSGASSSSGNSDSNAVTNTECAKPQQSEPTKKRSASALLLNKLATRVTQCVGPLRASQTLQQPTMPFNGGAENSDIFCHPLPSSTPESTSWADNNNISNSLTIPECGTTNAIDERDSSSSAGVLNDIVASEFASLTCVDELSDWGNTNYSIEPEQVQIDYSDSMTVGYGGLWDDDVIVVDDDDYTVGSLGFL; translated from the exons ATGGGAAGAACTCCATTCTGCAGTTCAGATGGTTTGAAGAAAGGAGCCTGGACTGCTGAAGAAGACCAAAAGCTCATTTCTTACATTCAAAAACATGGCGAAGGTGGCTGGCGTTTCCTCCCCCAAAAAGCTG GTCTTCAAAGATGTGGGAAGAGCTGTAGATTGAGATGGGCTAATTATCTAAGACCTGGAATTAAGAGAGGAGATTTCACTCCTGAGGAAGATAAAACCATTATTAAACTTCAAGCTGAATTAGGCAACAG GTGGGCAGCAATAGCCAGGCACTTGTCAAATAGAACAGATAACGAAATCAAGAACTACTGGAACGCTCATCTAAAGAAACGCTTAGCTAACATGGGTGCAGATCAGGTGACGGTCAGCGGCGCTTCCTCATCCAGCGGAAACTCCGATAGTAATGCCGTCACCAACACCGAATGTGCCAAACCACAACAATCTGAACCCACAAAGAAACGCTCAGCTTCAGCACTGCTACTCAATAAGTTGGCCACTAGGGTCACCCAATGTGTTGGCCCTCTGCGAGCTTCTCAAACTCTGCAGCAACCAACAATGCCATTTAACGGTGGTGCCGAAAATTCCGATATATTTTGCCACCCTTTGCCGAGTTCTACACCAGAAAGTACGTCTTGGgcagataataataatatcagTAATTCGCTGACAATACCAGAATGTGGTACTACAAACGCCATTGATGAACGTGATAGCAGTTCTTCTGCTGGAGTTTTAAACGACATTGTGGCCTCCGAGTTCGCTTCACTGACTTGCGTTGACGAACTCAGTGACTGGGGAAACACCAACTACAGCATCGAACCAGAGCAAGTGCAAATTGATTACAGTGATTCCATGACTGTTGGTTATGGTGGACTTTGGGACGACGACGTAATTGTGGTCGATGATGATGATTATACAGTGGGATCTCTGGGGTTTTTATAA
- the LOC107952437 gene encoding SNF1-related protein kinase regulatory subunit beta-2-like: MGNVNGREDGNNSPSGIEEEKTRANSALEAMAAPMGHSPPHSPTSTHSPLMFTPQPNPIHVAWDNWKTRIPLQRCGKDFTIMKVLPSGVYQYRFIVDGQWRYAPDLPWAQDGTGNANNILDLQVVVVDPEAYTYDDEVLKKAEAMGKPGLVEIYAKEDSFIFTVESTGAIKASQLVLNAIEILKQKLDAVRLSEDTVEADDQFGELGAHMQGG, translated from the exons atggggaATGTGAATGGAAGAGAAGATGGGAATAATAGCCCATCAgggattgaagaagaaaaaacaagGGCTAACAGTGCTCTTGAAGCTATGGCGGCACCTATGGGTCACTCACCTCCACACAGTCCCACATCAACACATTCTCCTCTCATGTTTACTCCTCAG CCTAACCCCATACACGTTGCATGGGATAATTGGAAGACAAG AATCCCTTTGCAGAGATGTGGAAAAGACTTCACTATTATGAAAGTGTTACCATCAGGTGTTTACCAGTATAGGTTCATTGTCGATGGACAATGGAGGTATGCCCCTGACTTGCCATGGGCTCAAGACGGCACAGGCAATGCTAACAACATTTTGGACTTGCAG gTTGTGGTGGTTGATCCAGAGGCGTATACCTATGACGATGAGGTGCTAAAGAAAGCTGAAGCTATGGGCAAGCCAGGTCTTGTGGAGATATATGCCAAAGAAGACAGTTTCATCTTTACAGTTGAATCCACTGGTGCGATCAAAGCTTCTCAGTTGGTTCTTAATGCTATAGAAATCTTGAAACAGAAGCTGGATGCAGTTCGCCTGTCTGAGGATACTGTGGAAGCTGATGATCAGTTTGGTGAACTAGGTGCCCATATGCAAGGAGGATGA